The nucleotide window TGAAGATGGCGAAGGGGAAGCGGATGAGCAGAGGAGCTTGAGTAGTATGCCGGGATCGTTTGAAGATGACCGAGGGAAGCATTTGAATGATTCTTTTTTTGCACCTCACAGTCAAGGCCAGCAATCACGTTCTTCTCGCTCATTGGAAGATCAAAAAGGCGGGcgaggaaaagaggaaggaggaggcgAGGAGGGGCGGGAAGATGGCGaaggggagagggaaggaggGGATTCCTATTCTTATGATGACGACGCGATTTTTGATGATGACATTCTGGCTGCTGGCGAGATGCAGCATGTGCCGTTTTAAGGTGAAGAAAAGAGTTGAAAGGTTCATAATAGGTATCTTAGATTTGTAGATTTATCCTAGGTCACGAATAGGTACGTAGAAATCTGAAAAGTTACAAAACAATTGTCTTGTATGTATCTGTTTATTACCCCCATGCAGTTTCCGAGACAGATTCGCGTCCAACAAGTGAATGGGTGATGGGACGATCCGTCCGGTTTGTGCGTATGTCTCATTATATCTCAGGCGTGAAACTCCTCTATGAATGCCGCAATCACATTCATCTCCCCTACTGTTAGATATGTACGTATAAAACTCTCCCCCACCGTTTTCCACGCTGCTGCACATCATCTCATCGTCTTCGGCACATAGAAAAGCCAACAACCACAGAGGCAATCCTACTTGGCTCTGTAACATCGCCTCATCCACATCAAACTATGATACGTCTCGGTTTGTGATGACCGCTAATAGTTTTTCGCAATTCTTTGATTAATATAGCAGCGCATCTTACAAGGATAGCTTTCCAGCTCATTAAGCACCGTCTCGTTCTTTCCGCTAAGCAAGTTTCCATATACCACGACAAatcatttcttcttctacaCTGATGAACTGTACCATCCCTATTTTTCGTAATCACAGTAAAACGATTTTGACCAATCCTGGATCTGCCTCAGTTTCCAGCTAGCAGGATAATGATAATGTCCCAATCAGCAAGCCACTCCGAGGCTCCCGGACACGCCGGCCTCGAAGCGGAAAGTCAGGTTTGAAACAACCATCattttcctcctctccaacTTGCTCTCAGAACATAACCAGGAGCGCATTCAAGGATCCATGACCAATACACCGAATAACACCAGTGCGAGGGGCGCAAACTCTGTCCTGCCAAGTTAAAAATGAAGGCATCATAAGGCAGCTGATTATGGGGATCGATGAGGAACTTGATAGGGTTCGGCAACGTAAGGCAACGTAATACAGCGGATCCATCAAAAGTTGTCGTTCACTGTGTGTCATGTGTGAGACCTGCTGGAATCATCGATCCACGTGGaattgaagatgaaggtgaATTTGGTGAATCCCTTCGCCGTTTTCGAATAAGCACAAGAATTTGTGCAGGTCTGTGAGGGGAAGAAAAGTATCAGATGCGAGAGTAGGAGTAATCTGTCAATGTTCCACTCGATTTCGGCCTGAGGGTTTTAGTGGATCGCCAGGGGTGCTGGGACTGCCGCCGAGTAATCGCTAGTATAGTCCAACGAAACAATCAACCAACTGCAATACTCACTTTTCAGCTGCGGCGTCCCCATCTCCTTATCGTCCACAAAAGCCGACACCAGAAGATGAGGGCCACATTGAGTCAATTCGCCCTTCACTCCTCCCTTGTCCATGTAAATGTTGTTGGGAAAAGAAGGTTCCGATTAAGGTCATGGTCATAGTCATGGCCAAGGGTAATACGGTGATTTGGGCGGCGGGATGAAGCGCGGTACGAACACTACTCTGAGCTTTGCAAAGTCGTGCGAGTGGGGCATAATTGTTACGGGGAAGGTACGAGGGGGATACACCCCAAACGAATGCGCGCTCAATGAAGGCGGCAGAAAAGACCATCCGAGCAGAAGGGCAGTTTGACAGTAAGATGTGCCACAGTTTGGGTTATACATTGCGGACATAATGCGTTTGATGCCTAGAAAAGCTGTATGTTATTATATACAAACTGCATGCAGCACCTTGTTACTGATTGGGCTCGTGAACACCATCCTCTACTGCCCTCCTTTTTTCTCCCGCACGTATTCTACAAAATCGTCAATCATCGAGGGCCAAGCCCCATCCTCGTCATACTCTTTGAAATCTTTGTCAATACTCCTCGCGAAATCGACCAACAGTGCCCAGGTATCTTTGGAGACGGCCTTGTTTTTTTGTTGCATGAATTCAATCCAGAGGTCGAATTCTGGTTGGGTGAACTGGGGTGATGTGTTGTCGGGGAGATGGGAGAGAGCAGATGGGGAATGATTGAAAGCGGGAGGGAAGAATAGTGTCCATAGGTCAATAGCTGGGGTAAAGAGCTAATCAGCAGGAGAGTCTTTATTAAAAGATGTCCAAAAGAGACGATTGCTTACCAGTATCGAGCGGGAGTGAACGCGTGAGCGACTGGGGTCCACCACGTGCAAGCTGGAAGGCGTGGTTGTACACCTTTTTAAAGTACTCTGGATCGCTGACCAGCTTTTCGCGGAGATTTGGGAGGTAGGCTTTTAATTTAGAAAGAGAGTCGATACTAAAAGTTGGAAAAACGGGCGGTGAGCAATGGTCAATGAGGTGGGGGTCGAAAGAGAGACCTACTTTCCAGGGTAGGACGCAATACCAGCTACAAAGGGCGCCTTTCCCCATTCACCTGTGGCTTTGGAGCCGAGATCAGCAGCGAGGCAGAACAAGACGGCGTCCTGCAATGTAAGGGTTTCGGGTCAGAGATTCATTCAAGTGGAATGTTCCTTGTTGGCCGGTCAGTCGGTCCAACTCACAGTGCCAGGATCAATATCAAGCTCTTCACATAGCTCCATGGTACCGTCAATTTTGATCAATTTGGGGTCGGATGGGTCTGTGATGATTCGTTCGATGATCAGCGACACAATGCTTAACGAGTAAATCATTGCCCACCCTTGAACTTTTCCCAGACTTCACCGAGCTTGCGCTCCTGCGCAGGATCGGCTCTCGGTGCTGGCTCATTGTTGTAGAACGCATCCACAGCCTAAATAGTCATGGGCATCAGCAGCTGGGATCTCGCGATCAGCTGAAATGTGGGTGCCAGACCAGACATACGGCTTCAATGTACTTGTATTTCTTGATATACTTTGCAGCGTCGGCGGATCTGTGGTGCGTGAGTGGGTGCGGGTGGTTGTGCTGTGGTGGACGTACGATGTGCCTGTGATTGCTCTGAACTGGGTGACAAGGAGCGAATCCTTGGTGGAGAGGGGCTGTGGTATGTGAGCTGTGAGCTGTTGTGGCTGTCGAGAAAACACTTGCCATGGCTGTTTTGTGGTGAAGATGTGATGAAGAGATGCGCGGTGGAGTGGTGGTGTTTTTTGTAAACATTTCCTTTGCCGCAACATATAAAACATAACAACATTCCGCCATGGAGGCTGCCCCCCCCCGGCCGTCGACGTCTTCCTCCCGCTCGCTCCGCAGGACACCCGCAGACTTCGAGGCTGCACTCCGCAACCCACAGGCGACGCTCTATCTCTCAGCAGGCCCACCACCTGTCGGCGAAGACCTCGAGTCCGAGGCTGCATCCACCGCAACAGGCCACCGCTATTCCTCCGGCACGAACGCAGCGGCCATGGACGAACAAGACGCACCCGTGCCCGCGGACAAGCGAAGCTTTGAGGACGACCTCCGGGCGCTGGGTAGAGCGCAGGAGAGAGACGAGGGGAGGATAGGACTCGGTGTGGGAGATGTACGGGAAGGAAGTGTCGTCAAGGGACCGCCGACATCTGTCCCGGGAGTGATACCGCACACACCAAGCGGGCATACAAGGAAGGCATCCTGCATGACGACGACGAGCACAACGTCGACCGGTAATGGGGACACTCCGACAAGGGCAGCTAGACGGCAGGTGAAAAGCATCGGTCTTGATGGTGGGCTTTGCCTGTACTCTTCTTTCCTGATCCATACACTGATAGAACACCCCAGCCGAGCTCGGGATTGAGCCCAAAAGCAAAAAAGCGCCCCCAAAACGGCGCACTCTCTTCAGCAAGGCTACCACGACCTCCCAGCCCGACCTGGCATCCATGGTCCGCCGCACAACCCACCGCAGTAGCAAGACATCTTCCACTCCTTCACCCTCGCTGTCCACCTCGACAAGCTCACGCACACTCTACAGGAAGGAGCAGCCGTCTCCATCTGCATCGAGGATTAGGTCGGCAACAGAAAGCAGCGACAAATACGGCAATATGAAGGGAGGTGGCCAGATGGCTACCATTGCAGAAGGGACTGGCCCGCTGAGCAGGCACAAGTCAAACGCTTCTGACGATGGTTTCAAGGTAAGTCTAATCACTCAGCCACCACTCTCGCTTACATGAGTAGACTATGAAGTATAGGGCAAGGGGTATGCTTGGAAAGATGTTTGGATCTAGCAAAGAAGGCGTACGTATATTGTCT belongs to Cryptococcus gattii WM276 chromosome I, complete sequence and includes:
- a CDS encoding uncharacterized protein (Similar to TIGR gene model, INSD accession AAW43195.1) — protein: MATHIPQPLSTKDSLLVTQFRAITGTSSADAAKYIKKYKYIEAAVDAFYNNEPAPRADPAQERKLGEVWEKFKDPSDPKLIKIDGTMELCEELDIDPGTDAVLFCLAADLGSKATGEWGKAPFVAGIASYPGNIDSLSKLKAYLPNLREKLVSDPEYFKKVYNHAFQLARGGPQSLTRSLPLDTAIDLWTLFFPPAFNHSPSALSHLPDNTSPQFTQPEFDLWIEFMQQKNKAVSKDTWALLVDFARSIDKDFKEYDEDGAWPSMIDDFVEYVREKKGGQ